The genomic interval ACGAAACCGCCAATCTCGGGGATGACGTGCAGAGCCTTGCGGCTCGTCAATACCTCCCTCGGGTCGACGAGCTGGTGAATCGTGACGCACTTGGCCGCAGCGCCGAAGGTGATCCGCTGACGATGATTATGAACGGCTGGTGGCTCCAGAATCACGCCGACTGGCCGCCGCCCGAGCGGATCTCCCCGCTCTACGTCGCCTTCCATGCCGCCAAACATGCGCGGAAGTCACTGACCTCCGAGGCCTCGCTCAACCACCTGCGGGCCCATGCGCCAGTCGGGTGCCGCGATCAGAAGACCCTGGAGCTGCTAGAGGGCTGCGGCGTCGAGGCATACAAGTCCGCTTGCCTGACCCTGACGCTGCGCCGGCCCGACCCGGGTGCATCACGCCGTGGGACCGTCTTCTGCGATCCCTTCGGTCACGACGTGAAGTACCGGTTCCATCGGAAGGGAGAGGCGAAGTACGAAGCCTGGCTGAAGCAGCTGGGGCGTGGTCGGAACTTCGACGACGCGACGCACCTCACCAACGAGATCGATCCCACGATGCCCGCCGAGCGTCGCTACGCGCTCGCGGAGGAGCACCTCGCTCGCTTCGCCAACGCGGAGCTGGTGGTGACCTGCCGGATCCACTGCGCCCTGCCCTGCCTCGCATTCGGAACACCGGTGCTCTTCCTGATCCCGCGTCGTGGAAGCGACATGTTCCTCGGGGGCCTCGTCGGATGGCTGCGTTGGCGGCTGAGAGGGAACGCCCTCTCAGACAAACGTTTCCCGGGCCTGGTCGACCTGATGCACCACCGCCGGCTCCAAGACGTCGAGTCTGGCACGGCGGCTCCGTTCGACTTCGACCAGCCCCCCGCCAACCCCGTGCCGATCGAGCCCATCGCCGGCCCCTTGCGGGAGCGGTGCGAAGCCTTCATCGCGGCCGCCGAAGCATCCTCGGAGGCCTGACGGTGGACCGCCCCCTCCGGCTCGTCCACGCTGTGCCCTCGTGGTGTCACAGCGCCTATCGAGCAACAGGCGTCTCGCGAGCCGCCTGGGATCTCGCCGACGCCCTCGCCGAGGCGGGGCACCACGTTGACGTCGTCTGCCCGGAGGTGGATCTCGCAGAACGCTTCGTGCCGCCGGCGGAGCGGGTCTTCCGGGATGGACGCCTCAAGGTCCACACGGTTCCGGAGGCCCGCACCACCCGTTTCGGGACCGGCCGGAACGGCTTGGATGCGGTGGCGACTCCGCTCATCCAGCAGGCCGACCTTGTGCACGTACACGCCTTCTTCAGCCCGTGGAGCGACCGGGCGGCGCGGCTTGCCCAATCCACGCGGACGCCTTACGTCGTCCAGCCCCACGGGAAGCTCTCGCCCTCGATGCTCGCCTCTCAGCGGCGTGCCAAGGCGGTCTACCTCGGCCTCTACGGAAAACGCCTGCTCACGCGGGCCTCTGCGGTGATCGTTCTCGCGGAGGGCATTGCGGACTCCGTGCACCGCTGGCTTCCCGAGGCCCGTCTGGAGGTCTGCCCAAACGGGTTGAGCCCCGAGGAATACGCCGAGCCGCCAGCCGATCGGCCTACGAATCATCCCTATCTCCTCTATCTGGGCCTGATCGACCCACGCAAGCGAATCGATCTTTTGTTGGAGGCGATGCCGACGGTCCTTGCGCAGCGGCCGGGGTTGCGCCTGGCCTTGGTGGGCGGGGACCGGTATGGGCACCTGCCGGACCTGCAGCCACAAATTGATGCGCTGGGCGATGCCGTTCTGCTCCCTGGCCACGTCTCCGGTGAGACGAAGCTCCAGTGGCTCCACCACGCGGAGGCATTTGCGCTCGCCTCGGACGGCGAGGGCCTGAGCCTGTCCATGCTCGAGGCCCTCGCCTGCGGCCTGCCCTGCCTGCTCAGCCCCGGGTGCAACGCGCCGGAAGTTGAAGAAGCGGGTGCGGGGGAGACCGTCGCTTCAACGCCTTCGGCCTGGGCGGACGCCTTGATCCGCTGGAGCGACCGGTCGCAGCGCCACCGAGACGCCGGTCGCGCCGCCCAGCGGCTCTTCCAGGAGCGCTTCACGCTTCGAGCGGTTTCCGAACGCATGACCTGCATCTACAAAG from Phycisphaera mikurensis NBRC 102666 carries:
- a CDS encoding polysaccharide pyruvyl transferase family protein; its protein translation is MPRYGLLTYETANLGDDVQSLAARQYLPRVDELVNRDALGRSAEGDPLTMIMNGWWLQNHADWPPPERISPLYVAFHAAKHARKSLTSEASLNHLRAHAPVGCRDQKTLELLEGCGVEAYKSACLTLTLRRPDPGASRRGTVFCDPFGHDVKYRFHRKGEAKYEAWLKQLGRGRNFDDATHLTNEIDPTMPAERRYALAEEHLARFANAELVVTCRIHCALPCLAFGTPVLFLIPRRGSDMFLGGLVGWLRWRLRGNALSDKRFPGLVDLMHHRRLQDVESGTAAPFDFDQPPANPVPIEPIAGPLRERCEAFIAAAEASSEA
- a CDS encoding glycosyltransferase; the encoded protein is MDRPLRLVHAVPSWCHSAYRATGVSRAAWDLADALAEAGHHVDVVCPEVDLAERFVPPAERVFRDGRLKVHTVPEARTTRFGTGRNGLDAVATPLIQQADLVHVHAFFSPWSDRAARLAQSTRTPYVVQPHGKLSPSMLASQRRAKAVYLGLYGKRLLTRASAVIVLAEGIADSVHRWLPEARLEVCPNGLSPEEYAEPPADRPTNHPYLLYLGLIDPRKRIDLLLEAMPTVLAQRPGLRLALVGGDRYGHLPDLQPQIDALGDAVLLPGHVSGETKLQWLHHAEAFALASDGEGLSLSMLEALACGLPCLLSPGCNAPEVEEAGAGETVASTPSAWADALIRWSDRSQRHRDAGRAAQRLFQERFTLRAVSERMTCIYKDVLAR